The Nostoc sp. 'Peltigera membranacea cyanobiont' N6 genome contains the following window.
ACACTTAAAAGGGTGTAGTCTGTTATGTGTGCTTGTTGCACAGAAGTTAATTTTAAACTCAGCAAAAACATCCAATCAAGAAAATCAATCTAAAGTACAGTATTTCCCATCTAAAAAAAATTATGGTAGTTGCTCGTAAATCTGCTGTTTCTACAAGGGGTAATTGGTTCCGGCGAGATTCTATTTTTCCTTTAGGTAGGCGACGCTCTAAGTCTGTGGAGTCAGCAGCACGGAGTGCTTCTACACCAGCTACCCAAGCTACACCCATATCCTCTCAAAGACAACAGCATTCCTCGAAAAATTTAGCGGCTTCTTCCACAAATAAGGTAGTTATGCCCAAATCGTTGAAAGAGTTGGGTAGACAACAAGTGCCAAATCTCAATCAGCAGTCCAGTGCGACTCAAAAGAGTTCAGGGGGAGATTTTCTTCGCCTTCCCACCATGCCTAATTCGGGGGCAGCACCTTTATGGTTGTTGCGCTTGTATACTTTTCATCGTTATTCAACAGTTTTGGCGTTTTTGTTAGTAGCATCGACACTTGCTGTTTATGGATGGACGGTATATTCCCAAGAGCTTTGGAGTAAGTCATATCGCAGACTGCAAAACCTCCAACGTCATGAGCGTCTGCTAACGGCAACCAACGCCACGCTGAAAAATAAAATGGCTAAGGAAGCAGAACAATCAACAGCAGGGCTGGTGTTACCAACTCCTCAAGGGATGATTTTCTTACCTCCAGCATCTCATACTCCTAAGCCAGCATCGTCTAACACAACGTCAAATTCTGAAACGCAACAGCAAACGCTCTCACCACTGGGATATTAAGGTTAAGAGTTAGGAGTTAGAAATTATGGAGTAACTAACTTTATTGGACTTTTGACTCCAAAAAGCAATTTGCTACTGAGTAGGCAATGCAAAAATTACCAAGTAAAACAAAATTCAGAAAGTTTCGGAATCCGGCATTCCAAAAACGACAGAAAGGTTCTAAACGAGGGTTGTTGGAGACACTTGCCTCTAATATCCAAGAACAAACATCCAATACCAAGTCTCGACTGTTCATAGTATGGGGCGCATTAATGGCAGCAGGGTTAGGGTTGGGTATCAACTTGTATAACCTGCAAATTGTCAAGGGGCAAAAGTTAACAGAGCAAGCACGAAACCAGCAAATGGTGAATTTGCGACCTTTTATGCCCCGTCGTCCGGTGGTAGATCGCAATAGTAATCTGTTGGCAATTGACCGTCCTGTATATACTTTGTACGCTCATCCCAAGCTATTTGATAAGTCTAATGAAGAGATGGCAGAGCAACTTGCCCCAATATTGGCAAAAGATCCTGCTGAATTAGTGAAAACTTTTCAAAGCAAAAGAAGTGGAATTATCCTTGCCCCAGCTTTACCAGAAGAAATTATCGATCGCGTGACTTCTTTGCGCTTAAATGGCTTGGAGTTAATTCAAAAATACTCCCGATTTTATCCGCCAGACGATTTAGTTTCTGATGTGGTGGGTTATGTGAATGTTGACCGTCGTGGTCAAGCAGGTGTGGAATATTCTCAAGAGAAGTTATTAGAACGTCCTGTGCAAACGGTGCGGCTCAGTCGCTCTGGGAATGGGGCTGTGATGCCCGATCGTGCGCCTGAAGGTTTTCTGCACTTTGATGATTTGCGGCTGCAACTCACTATCGATAGCCGTCTGCAACGGATTGCTAGCCTTGCGCTCAAACAACAGATGGATAAGTTTGACGCTAAACGTGGGGCAGTAATTGTGATGGATGCGTTGGATGGTTCCTTACTCGCCCTCGTTTCTCAACCTACCTATAACCCTAATGAATACGCTAAAGCTAATATCTCACTATTTAAAAACTGGACGGTAGCGGATCTTTATGAACCGGGATCGACTTTTAAGCCTTTGAATGTGGCGATCGCTCTGGAAAATGGCATCATCAAACCAGATGATATGTTTAATGACTCCGGTTCTATTCGAGTAGCTAATTACACCATCAAAAATGCGATGAATAATGGTAATGGGCGAATCAGCATCGCTCAGATTTTACAATATTCCAGCAACATTGGCATGGTGCAAATTATCCAACGCTTAAAGCCTTCAATCTACTACAACTGGCTAGAACGCTTGGGGTTAGGACAAAAAGTTGATACAGATTTACCTTTTGAAGTTGGCGGTCGCCTCAAAAGTCAAGAAGAATTTATCGCTTCGCCAATTGAACCAGCTACTACTTCCTTTGGGCAAGGCTTTTCTATGACACCGTTACAGCTAGTACAAATGCACGGTGCTTTAGCCAATGGCGGTAAGTTGGTAACACCCCATGTAGTTCGAGGGCTGATTGATAGCAAAGGGCAGATGCATGATTCACCCACTCATACCATCCCCCGCCAAATTTTCTCAGCCGCAACAACCCAAAAAGTTGTGGAAATGATGGAAACTGTTGTTAATGAAGGCAGTGGTAAGGCGGCACAAATTCCCGGATATCGCATTGCTGGTAAAACTGGTACAGCCCAAAAAGCTAGTCCTAATGGCGGCTACATCAAGGGTGCTAGAATGACCAGCTTTGTGGCTATTTTACCAGTGGAATCTCCTCGCTATGTAGTGTTTGCACTGGTGGATGAGCCAAAAGGAGAAAGTGCTTATGGTTCTACTGTCGCCGCACCAATTGTCAAGTCGGTAGTTGAAGCGCTGATTCCTCTTGAAGAGATTCCGCCTAGTAAGGCATTTGAGCAACAGCCGAAAGCGCCATAGAGAGTGGGGAGGGGGACAAGGGATTAACAATTCAAAATTCAAAATTCAAAATTCAAAATGAGGCTCTCTACGAGACGCTAAAAGCGAACGCGGACTCGCTTGCCGCCGACGCTAACAAAATTAAAGACAGTTTCAGATGGGGATTCAATATAATCAGCACCCAGTGCGTAGGCATAGCCCGCCGCAGGCATCGCTAATTCATAAGCAGCTAAAGTATGTTCTGGACGATAGCCGCTCGCGCCTCGGTGGGCAATGATAATTGGAGATGTTGTACTAATAGCCACTGACATCAACTAATCGATATCCTTCACCAACCAGTTTGTCAAAAGTCGCTTGATACTGGGCTGAAGTCAATCCATGTCGCGCTTGCCAAGCTGAACCACCAGACTTTTCCCAAATAGCGGCGTATCGGTTTTGTCCGTTGACATTATAACCACTTACGTCAACTAATCGATATCCTTCACCAACCAGTTTGTCAAAAGTCGCTTGATACTGGGCTGAGGTCAATCCATGTCGTGCTTGCCAAGCTGGACCGCCAGACTTCACCCAAATAGCAGCATATCGGTCTTGTCCATTGACATCATAACCACTAACATCAACCAACCGATATCCTTCGCCAACTAGTTTGTCAAAAGTCGCTTGATACTGGGCTGAGGTCAATCCGTGTCGTGCTTGCCAAGCTGGGCCGTCAGACTTTTCCCAAATAGCGGCATATCGGTCTTGTCCATTCACGCTGTAACCACTAACGCGAACTAATCGATATCCCTGACCAACTAGTTTGTCAAAAGTCGCTTGATATTGGGCTGAGGTCAATCCATGTCGCGCCTCCCAAGCTGGGCCGCCAGACTTCACCCAAATAGCAGCGTATCGCCCTTGTCCGTTAACATCATAACCACTGACATCAACCAACCGATATCCTTCACCAACCAGTTTGTCAAAAGTTGCTTGATATTGGGCTGAGGTCAATCCATGTCGCGCTTCCCAAGCGGAACCACCAGACTTAACCCAAATAGCAGCATATCGATTTTGTCCGTTAGCTACTGCTTGTCTTCTGACATCAGGAATTCTCTGTAACTGGGCGAGATTTTGAGCAATTACCTTTGTATTTGTCTCGGTATTGCTGACACTATTGGCAAGGTTAATGGGAGCCGCAAAAGCGGAACTGAATAAAGTTGAAAGTAACACTGCACTAGAGGCAGTAAATGTTAAAGAGTGGATGAACATATTAGTAAAATAAAACTGTAAATTTGGGCTTCACTGACTAACTAGGTTGACATTTATTTTTTTATGCAACACCCAGCTAGCAATGCTGACAATTGTGGATACCCCAGATTTACAAGTAATTCCTGAATTCAGAATACCGAACTTTTATTTGTATAGCTTTAGCGTAATCTTAGTATGTAATTTTAGCTGATTTTATACTGGCAATAGTGAATGAAAGGCACAATACAAGACCATGAACTTAAATAAGCCTAGTATAAAACACATTCATATTGACGGCCAAAAGATATTATTTCCCAGCCAAGAAGAATGGGAAACTTTGCGATTCAACCCCTTTATTGATGATATGCCACTAGCTGTTTTAGATTTGCTTTGGCCAGCGCTTGAGTTAACTCAAAAATATCCTGAAATTCACTTAGGGCTTGGAAAGATATCAAATTTCAAGAAATGGATGCCATATATTTTTCTAGAAATAGAATCAAACTTTCAAAGAGTCCAGTTAGAAACTTTAAGCTGTAGTTTTTGCAATTGGCGAGGAAAAACAGCTAATCCTATGGATACGGGTCTATATTGTGGTGATGGAATAAATCAGGATCGGTTTACTCTAATGAAAGCTGCTGAAAGATATCCGATACTTCCTTGCCCTTGTTGTGGCGATCGCCTACCAAGACATCCAATTTGGGTAGAATATAATAAAGATTAATTCCTAAAAGCCTTGATTTGACGGGTTAGTTGCGACTATCCAAGCAACAGGCTTCATTATCTTTAAATTCTATTCGCTAGATATTTTGTAATTATTCTAATGACACAGATTAAGCCGGAAGTAAAGCGCACAGAAGAATTGCGCCAGTTATTGCAACAAGCTAGTTATGCTTATTACGTTCTAGATGCTCCAATGATGGAGGATGCAGTCTATGACCAGCTATATCGAGAATTGCAACAACTAGAAATTCAATATCCAGAGTTGACAGCAGCCGATAGTCCGACTCAGCGCGTGGGTGAAAAACCAGCAACGCAGTTTACCTCGGTGCGGCATAATATCCCCCTGTACAGTCTGGAGAATGCATTCAATATTGACGAGTTGCAAGGATGGGATCAGCGTTGGCGGCGACAAGTACCGAAAATAGATGCAGTGGAATATGTCACTGAACTGAAAATTGATGGTTCTGCTTTGGCTCTTACCTACCAAGATGGCATTCTAGTTAGGGGGACAACTAGGGGTGATGGGGTGATGGGTGAAGATATTACCCAAAATGTGCGGACAATTCGCTCAATTCCCTTACGTTTGAATTTTAAAGGGTTAGAAATTTTAGAAAGGGTGGAAGTGCGCGGCGAGGCGTTTTTGCCTTTGGAAGTATTTAAACAAATTAACGAAGAAAGGCAAAAAGCAGGGGAGCAATTATTCGCCAATCCCCGGAATGCCGCAGCAGGTACACTCAGACAACTAGACTCGCGCATTGTCGCAAAACGGCGGTTAGCTTTCTTTGGCTATACCCTGCATATTCCTGGTAGAGATGACACCAGTATTGCCAATACCCAATGGGAAGCGTTGGAGTTGTTAGAAAAGATGGGTTTTCAAGTGAACCCCAACCACAAACTATGTGCCTCGATCGCAGAAGTGGCAAAATATTATGAATATTGGGATACGGAACGCCTGAATTTACCCTACATGACTGATGGAGTGGTAGTAAAGCTCAATTCTTTTAAACTCCAAGAACAGTTAGGGTTTACCCAGAAATTTCCTCGCTGGGCGATCGCATTAAAGTACCCCGCCGAAGAAGCGCCTACCCGTGTGGAAAATATTGCTGTAAATGTGGGACGAACGGGGGCGTTAACACCGTTAGCAGAAATGCGCCCTGTGCAACTGGCGGGAACAACAGTTTCCCGCGCCACTTTACATAATAGCGATCGCATTGCTCAATTAGATATCCGCATTGGCGATACTGTCATTGTCCGCAAAGCTGGAGAAATCATTCCAGAGGTTGTGAGGGTACTTAAAGAACTCCGTCCTGCTGACACTGAACCCTTCGTAATGCCTACCCATTGCCCTGTCTGCAATCAAGCAGTAGTGCGAGAATCAGGTGAGGCGGTAACTCGGTGTGTCAATGCTTCCTGTGCGGCGATTCTCAAAGGTTCTATTGAACATTGGGTAAGTCGTGATGCCTTAGATGTTAAAGGTTTAGGCGAAAAGCTGGTGCATCAACTTGTTGATAAAGTTTTGGTGCATTCCGTTGCCGATTTATATGAGTTGACACCAGATAAGTTGTATGCATTGGAAAGAATGGGGAAAAAGTCAGCAGAGAAATTAGTCGATGCGATCGCTCAATCAAAAAATCAACCTTGGTCAAGGGTATTGTATGGTTTAGGCATCCGTCACGTTGGTAGTGTGAATGCCCAATTATTGACTCAGAAATACTTCACCGTAGAACAGTTAGCCACAGCAAAGCAATCAGATATTGAAGGAATTTATGGTATTGGTGCTGAAATTGCCCAATCTGTATATCAGTGGTTTCGGATTGATGCCAACCAAACTTTGATAGAACGTTTGCAAGCAGAAGGATTGCAATTAGCTGCCACAGAGGAAACAAAAACAGTTGGTGATGCTAATCAAAAGTTTGCAGGTAAGACGTTTGTCGTCACAGGGACATTGCCAACCTTAAAGCGAGATGAAGCAAAGGCTTTGATTCAAAAATCTGGTGGAAAAGTGACCGATTCAGTGAGTAAAAAAACAGATTATTTGGTGGTAGGAGAAGATGCCGGTTCTAAATTAGAAAAAGCGCTCTCTTTGGGAATTACGCAGTTAAGCGAGGCGCAATTTTTAGAGATGCTTGAGGATTGATATCGTAATCCGATTTGATTCCTGGAATTATTTCTCTCGTCGGTATTTGTTTTCTTATTAGCAATTTACATGATTACCTTCATCCACCTAGACTCCCTCATTCTTCATCTTCATCCGATTCATCATCCTCACTCCAATACTGTTGAGGTGCATTTCCATGAACTTCTAAAATCTTTGGTTTTTTGATTTTGTTATCAGGTGGATTAATTACTTCTAACTGCACATCAAACTTCCATCTGTCACCAAAATCATAAAGATAAGTGATTTTAGTACCCGGTTCTATAGACAAATCACCAATTTGCACTTGGTCAGCAAATGGGGGGATTTCCATATAGGGATGACCTATTTTAATTATGCGACCAAAACGGTCTTTATAACTAAACTCATATAGATGGTCATAGTCAAAGTCAAAAGCATCAAGAATCGTCTCTGCTAACCAGCTTAATGGTTTTTTTGCTGGTATAGCAATGCGTCTCCAAACCTGATGAAGAGACACTTTAAAAATATAAATACCATCCGTGAAGCCTTGTTTTGGAACAAATAAATTATGCTCCCATTCTGGAAAAAATGGTTGAAAATGTGACTGCAACTTTCCAAAATTTACATTGACTTCATCCTGTAATTCTCCTCGGATACCTAGTGGAAATAGTAATTGCAACAAAGCATCCCCAAAGGGTAAGCGTTGTAAACTAGTAATGCGCCATCCTTTGCCTTCTGTTGCTTTGCCATGTTGAATTGATAATAATCCAAATAACTCTAACAGGGCAACGTTATGCAGACCAGGGTAATAACTAATATCGTGTTGATGTTCGTATTTAGGGAATTTTAAACCTTTCTCTGGCACGCGGGGCCAAAGTTGAATACATCGAAATAAATTCCCAAATGAATCTTGATGTTCGCCCAAAATTTCGTTATTTCCCCAAATCAACCAGGCTTCTAATAAATTGAAATAGCGTTCTGTTGGATTGAGGTTTGACCATGATTGCAAAGTTGCTGCATCTAAAACTAAAACCTGCTTCTTCCCTTGGGATCTAATTTGGGCTATCCCAGAACTGCGTAATAACAAATATAGTCCATTAATGTAGGGGTATGATTTTTGTACGGGGCGTTTGAGTTTAGTTTCAATGGGGTGACTTAACCGAGAATTGAATTCTGATAATACTTTCAGAGGTAGAAGGTTATTAACACTACTAACCTCCACTCCATTTGGTTGTAACAAATCTATCAGAGTTTGAAAGTCACGCAAAATTGTGCCGGGTTGATTTTCATCAATACTGAGTTCTTGCAGGAGTTGTTGTTGCGACTCTGTTAGAGAAGGTAGTTCAGGATTGAGTGTGCGTTCTAACCGCGCAAATAAATCATCCATAAATAAAAATTATAAATTCTCAATTCACAATTTAACCTT
Protein-coding sequences here:
- a CDS encoding peptidoglycan D,D-transpeptidase FtsI family protein; the protein is MQKLPSKTKFRKFRNPAFQKRQKGSKRGLLETLASNIQEQTSNTKSRLFIVWGALMAAGLGLGINLYNLQIVKGQKLTEQARNQQMVNLRPFMPRRPVVDRNSNLLAIDRPVYTLYAHPKLFDKSNEEMAEQLAPILAKDPAELVKTFQSKRSGIILAPALPEEIIDRVTSLRLNGLELIQKYSRFYPPDDLVSDVVGYVNVDRRGQAGVEYSQEKLLERPVQTVRLSRSGNGAVMPDRAPEGFLHFDDLRLQLTIDSRLQRIASLALKQQMDKFDAKRGAVIVMDALDGSLLALVSQPTYNPNEYAKANISLFKNWTVADLYEPGSTFKPLNVAIALENGIIKPDDMFNDSGSIRVANYTIKNAMNNGNGRISIAQILQYSSNIGMVQIIQRLKPSIYYNWLERLGLGQKVDTDLPFEVGGRLKSQEEFIASPIEPATTSFGQGFSMTPLQLVQMHGALANGGKLVTPHVVRGLIDSKGQMHDSPTHTIPRQIFSAATTQKVVEMMETVVNEGSGKAAQIPGYRIAGKTGTAQKASPNGGYIKGARMTSFVAILPVESPRYVVFALVDEPKGESAYGSTVAAPIVKSVVEALIPLEEIPPSKAFEQQPKAP
- the ligA gene encoding NAD-dependent DNA ligase LigA; its protein translation is MTQIKPEVKRTEELRQLLQQASYAYYVLDAPMMEDAVYDQLYRELQQLEIQYPELTAADSPTQRVGEKPATQFTSVRHNIPLYSLENAFNIDELQGWDQRWRRQVPKIDAVEYVTELKIDGSALALTYQDGILVRGTTRGDGVMGEDITQNVRTIRSIPLRLNFKGLEILERVEVRGEAFLPLEVFKQINEERQKAGEQLFANPRNAAAGTLRQLDSRIVAKRRLAFFGYTLHIPGRDDTSIANTQWEALELLEKMGFQVNPNHKLCASIAEVAKYYEYWDTERLNLPYMTDGVVVKLNSFKLQEQLGFTQKFPRWAIALKYPAEEAPTRVENIAVNVGRTGALTPLAEMRPVQLAGTTVSRATLHNSDRIAQLDIRIGDTVIVRKAGEIIPEVVRVLKELRPADTEPFVMPTHCPVCNQAVVRESGEAVTRCVNASCAAILKGSIEHWVSRDALDVKGLGEKLVHQLVDKVLVHSVADLYELTPDKLYALERMGKKSAEKLVDAIAQSKNQPWSRVLYGLGIRHVGSVNAQLLTQKYFTVEQLATAKQSDIEGIYGIGAEIAQSVYQWFRIDANQTLIERLQAEGLQLAATEETKTVGDANQKFAGKTFVVTGTLPTLKRDEAKALIQKSGGKVTDSVSKKTDYLVVGEDAGSKLEKALSLGITQLSEAQFLEMLED
- a CDS encoding plasmid pRiA4b ORF-3 family protein; this encodes MDDLFARLERTLNPELPSLTESQQQLLQELSIDENQPGTILRDFQTLIDLLQPNGVEVSSVNNLLPLKVLSEFNSRLSHPIETKLKRPVQKSYPYINGLYLLLRSSGIAQIRSQGKKQVLVLDAATLQSWSNLNPTERYFNLLEAWLIWGNNEILGEHQDSFGNLFRCIQLWPRVPEKGLKFPKYEHQHDISYYPGLHNVALLELFGLLSIQHGKATEGKGWRITSLQRLPFGDALLQLLFPLGIRGELQDEVNVNFGKLQSHFQPFFPEWEHNLFVPKQGFTDGIYIFKVSLHQVWRRIAIPAKKPLSWLAETILDAFDFDYDHLYEFSYKDRFGRIIKIGHPYMEIPPFADQVQIGDLSIEPGTKITYLYDFGDRWKFDVQLEVINPPDNKIKKPKILEVHGNAPQQYWSEDDESDEDEE